One part of the Candidatus Bathyarchaeota archaeon genome encodes these proteins:
- the guaA gene encoding glutamine-hydrolyzing GMP synthase has protein sequence MCSNRPKNRQCSPDTIVILDFGSQYAHLIARRVREQNVYSEIIPCSVTAQEIKEMMGRLEVRGLILSGGPMSVYRHNAPQFDIKILSLPIPILGICYGHQLIAHMVGGKVIQGERGEYGVTLVTVDNPNNLLRGLENVEKVWMSHTDIVYKLPEDYVILAHSDSTPVAAFRHRTKHIYGLQWHPEVVHTNKGVTVLRNFIFDICGCEPNWVVEDLLEKMIDDVQRTVGEGKAVVALSGGVDSSVAAAIASRAIGRRLTAVFIDHGFMREGEPEDVKAIFEKFNMNFISLNEKERFLMRLRGITDPEEKRRVIGEEFIKSFERIAQQIGAEYLVQGTIYPDRIESGYKKHSEKIKTHHNVAGLPSRSLFKAIIEPLRDLYKDEVRQIAERIGLPREVYDRQPFPGPGLAVRIMGEVTSEKLNILRKADRIVDEEFKRWGLAGLWQHFVVLTDTRSTGVKGDARIYGYTLAIRAVESTDGMTANFAKLPYDLLEKTSLRLTNEIPQVCRVVYDITHKPPGTIEWE, from the coding sequence ATGTGTTCGAACAGACCCAAAAATCGACAGTGTAGCCCAGACACGATAGTCATTCTAGATTTTGGTAGCCAATATGCACATCTCATAGCAAGAAGAGTAAGAGAACAGAACGTATACTCAGAGATTATCCCATGCAGTGTAACCGCCCAAGAGATTAAAGAAATGATGGGGCGGTTAGAGGTCAGAGGTTTAATTCTATCAGGAGGCCCCATGAGTGTATATCGCCATAATGCTCCCCAGTTCGACATTAAAATACTAAGCCTTCCAATTCCAATTCTAGGAATTTGCTATGGCCATCAATTGATTGCACATATGGTTGGGGGGAAAGTGATTCAAGGAGAAAGAGGTGAATATGGAGTTACACTTGTTACAGTGGATAACCCCAACAATCTCCTAAGAGGTTTAGAAAATGTTGAGAAGGTATGGATGAGCCACACTGACATCGTCTACAAACTCCCCGAAGATTATGTCATCCTCGCCCACTCCGATAGTACGCCAGTGGCAGCATTCAGGCATAGGACGAAACATATTTACGGTCTACAGTGGCATCCAGAAGTTGTACACACCAATAAAGGTGTGACAGTACTGCGAAACTTCATCTTCGATATATGCGGTTGCGAACCGAATTGGGTAGTTGAAGACCTTTTAGAGAAGATGATAGATGACGTTCAGAGAACTGTGGGTGAAGGCAAAGCCGTAGTTGCTTTAAGCGGCGGTGTCGATTCCAGCGTTGCGGCAGCAATCGCTTCCAGGGCCATCGGCAGGAGGCTGACTGCAGTTTTTATCGACCATGGTTTTATGAGAGAGGGCGAACCTGAGGATGTAAAGGCGATCTTTGAGAAGTTCAATATGAACTTCATATCTCTAAACGAGAAAGAGAGGTTTCTAATGCGACTTAGAGGTATTACTGACCCAGAGGAGAAGAGAAGGGTGATAGGTGAGGAGTTTATCAAATCTTTTGAGAGAATTGCTCAACAGATCGGTGCAGAATATCTTGTACAAGGAACGATATATCCGGATAGAATTGAGTCCGGCTATAAGAAACATTCTGAAAAGATAAAGACACACCATAACGTGGCTGGTCTTCCATCAAGATCATTATTCAAAGCCATCATTGAGCCACTCAGAGACCTATACAAAGATGAGGTTAGGCAAATCGCTGAGAGAATAGGCCTTCCGAGAGAGGTCTACGATAGGCAACCCTTCCCAGGACCTGGACTGGCTGTGAGAATTATGGGCGAAGTTACGTCTGAAAAACTCAATATTCTCAGAAAGGCCGATAGGATCGTCGACGAAGAGTTCAAGAGATGGGGATTAGCAGGACTATGGCAACACTTCGTAGTTCTGACAGATACGAGAAGCACCGGTGTAAAAGGAGATGCGAGAATATATGGGTATACACTGGCAATAAGGGCTGTGGAGAGTACAGATGGAATGACTGCGAATTTTGCCAAGTTACCATACGATCTTTTGGAGAAGACATCGTTGAGGCTAACTAATGA